ACGGTGAACACCGTCAAAGTTGCCAATAGTGGCGACACAGCCCCGATGCTGGGGGCGCAGGTTGTGGAGACCTCGAACCAGCTGCATAACGCGCTTCTTGCTCATAAAGTGGTCGATTATAACCACACCCGGCGGCCGACGACAGGCAACACCGTAACCCAAAGTAATCGAGCCGACAAAACTGCCGGTTCGCCCATGATTATCGAGATAACGTCTTCAGCTCAAGGCCTTGCGATTGAAGTCGCGCAAACGGAAGCCCATCAACAGCAACATGCCGAAATACGCCACGACGCCTGCGATCACCAATGCACCCAGACGCAGCAGTCGCTCAAGCATAGGCCCCTGCCCCCAGGCCGGCATAAAGTGCATCGCACCCAGCAATACTGCAGACATCACCGCTACCGCCACCAGCAATTTGAGCCCGAACTTCGCCCAGCCCGGTTGCGGCTGATACATCTGCTGCTTGCGCAGTTGATAAAACAGCAAGCCGGCGTTGATGCAGGCACCCGCGCTGATGGCCAGGGCCAGGCCGGCGTGCGCCAGCGGACCGATCAGCACCAGGTTGAACAGCTGAGTGACGATCAGGGTGAAAATCGCGATTTTCACCGGCGTGCGGATGTTTTGTTGCGCATAGAAGCCCGGCGCCAGCACTTTGATCACGATAATCCCCAGCAAGCCGACGGAATAAGCGATCAACGCGCGCTGAGTCATGGCCGCATCGAAAGCACTGAAATGGCCATACTGGAACAGCGAAACCGTCAGCGGTTCAGACAGAATCCCCAACGCCAGGGCGCACGGCAACACCAGCATGAAGCACAGGCGCAGCCCCCAATCGAGGATTCGCGAGTATTCGTGGCGATCCTGGCTGGCATAGGTCTTGGCCAGCGTCGGCAACAAAATCGTGCCCAGCGCCACACCCAGCACGCCGGATGGCAATTCCATCAAGCGGTCGGCGTAATACATCCAGGACACGGAGCCGGCCACCAGAAACGAGGCAAATATAGTATTGATGATCAGCGAAATCTGACTCACCGAAACGCCGATGATCGCGGGCAGCATCTGTTTCATGACCCGCCAGACACCGCTATCGCGCAGATTCAAACGCGGCAGTACCAGCATGCCGATCTTTTTCAGGTGCGGCAGTTGATAGAGCAGCTGCGCCAGCCCACCCACCAGAACGGCCCAGCCCAGCGCCATCACCGGCGGATCGAAATACGGCGTCAGGAATACTGCAAAGATGATCATGCTGACATTGAGCAGGGTCGGCACGAAAGCTGGCACCGAGAAGCGGTTCCAGGTGTTGAGGATCGCCCCGGCCAGCGATGACAGGGAGATCAGCAATATATAAGGGAAAGTGACCCGCAGCAGATCGGTTGTCAGCCGGAATTTTTCAGGAGAATCGACGAAACCCGGTGCCGTGGCCCAGATAACCCAGGGGGCGGCGAGCATGCCCAACGCAGTGACCAGCGCCAGTACCAGTGTCAGCAGGCCTGAGACGTAGGCAATGAAGGTTCGCGCCGCCTCCTCGCCCTTTTGGCTTTTGTATTCGGCAAGAATCGGCACAAATG
The Pseudomonas sp. GR 6-02 genome window above contains:
- the murJ gene encoding murein biosynthesis integral membrane protein MurJ, which gives rise to MNLLKSLAAVSSITMLSRVLGFVRDTLIARAFGAGMATDAFFIAFKLPNLLRRIFAEGAFSQAFVPILAEYKSQKGEEAARTFIAYVSGLLTLVLALVTALGMLAAPWVIWATAPGFVDSPEKFRLTTDLLRVTFPYILLISLSSLAGAILNTWNRFSVPAFVPTLLNVSMIIFAVFLTPYFDPPVMALGWAVLVGGLAQLLYQLPHLKKIGMLVLPRLNLRDSGVWRVMKQMLPAIIGVSVSQISLIINTIFASFLVAGSVSWMYYADRLMELPSGVLGVALGTILLPTLAKTYASQDRHEYSRILDWGLRLCFMLVLPCALALGILSEPLTVSLFQYGHFSAFDAAMTQRALIAYSVGLLGIIVIKVLAPGFYAQQNIRTPVKIAIFTLIVTQLFNLVLIGPLAHAGLALAISAGACINAGLLFYQLRKQQMYQPQPGWAKFGLKLLVAVAVMSAVLLGAMHFMPAWGQGPMLERLLRLGALVIAGVVAYFGMLLLMGFRLRDFNRKALS